One Rosa chinensis cultivar Old Blush chromosome 5, RchiOBHm-V2, whole genome shotgun sequence genomic region harbors:
- the LOC112202963 gene encoding putative phosphatidylglycerol/phosphatidylinositol transfer protein DDB_G0282179: MTSVLVVLSFTSFLLLPFSHSADVKYCGAKDDYAVKVQGVKISPDPVVRGKAATFNISATTGQAISGGKVVIEVYYFGLRVHTETHDLCEELSCPVSAGNFVLSHTQTLPGITPPGSYNLRMTIEDNHNHKLSCISFNFKIIFGSLVSAS; the protein is encoded by the exons ATGACTAGTGTGCTGGTTGTGCTGAGCTTCACCTCGTTCCTGCTCCTACCGTTTTCCCACTCTGCGGATGTTAAGTACTGCG GTGCCAAAGATGACTATGCCGTGAAGGTCCAGGGAGTCAAGATATCGCCTGACCCAGTGGTGAGAGGCAAGGCAGCTACCTTCAACATCTCAGCCACAACAG GTCAAGCCATCTCAGGTGGGAAAGTGGTGATTGAAGTTTACTATTTTGGGCTGCGTGTACATACGGAAACTCATGACCTTTGTGAGGAGCTTTCCTGTCCTGTCTCAGCAGGCAACTTTGTACTCTCTCATACTCAAACTTTACCTGGGATCACTCCGCCG GGCTCATACAATCTTAGGATGACAATTGAGGATAATCATAACCACAAGTTGTCTTGCATCAGTTTCAACTTCAAAATTATCTTCGGATCTCTGGTCTCTGCTAGTTGA